One segment of Thermosulfurimonas sp. F29 DNA contains the following:
- a CDS encoding IS1634 family transposase codes for MYIRTKTFKNKDGSTRTYLYIVEGKRVNGKVRQRIVANLGRLEKLKEGQLDKLIEGLARFSRRQWIEACARSLEAKWAKDFGPALIFRRLWEDLKLDRILRKLLSGTEISIDVEEAVFAMVLNRLCDPASKLGVSRWKETVYRPEFERLELHHFYRALDFLADHKDEIEVELFERIKDLFSLELDLVFWDTTSAYFEGRGAEGFCEYGYSKDRRPDRVQVILGLLMTREGMPIGHEVFPGATADVETFWAVLKELRGRFRVRRVILVADRGMVSRKILEEIEALGLEYLVGVRMRKLRAMKEVLGRGGRFRKVKGNLRVKEVWHEGRRYLVCFNPEEAERERAAREEVVRKLEEKLKAGGLKGLIGNRGYRRYLKVKGAEVTIDREVLEEEARYDGKYVLETNTELGVEEAALAYRDLWRVERAFREIKSGLELRPIYHWTEKRIRGHIMVCFLAFVLEVVMMRRLKEAGCKGSYREVMRDLERLKAVEVAVDGKKYLVRTELEGRAYEAFRAVGMRVPGRVLEAGEEEGVVERGGSVPENR; via the coding sequence ATGTATATCCGCACCAAAACCTTCAAAAACAAAGACGGCTCCACCAGGACCTACCTCTATATCGTTGAGGGCAAGCGGGTTAACGGAAAAGTACGCCAGAGGATCGTAGCCAACCTGGGACGGCTGGAAAAACTTAAGGAGGGTCAACTGGACAAGCTGATAGAAGGGCTGGCCAGGTTTTCCCGGAGGCAATGGATAGAGGCTTGTGCCCGATCCCTTGAGGCCAAATGGGCCAAGGATTTCGGTCCGGCGTTGATCTTTAGAAGGCTATGGGAAGATCTTAAGCTTGATAGGATTCTGAGGAAGCTTCTTTCTGGGACGGAAATTTCCATAGATGTGGAAGAAGCGGTTTTTGCCATGGTTTTGAACAGGCTCTGTGACCCGGCCTCGAAGCTTGGGGTTAGCCGATGGAAGGAGACGGTATATCGGCCGGAGTTTGAGAGGCTTGAGCTTCATCATTTTTACCGGGCTCTTGATTTTTTGGCCGATCATAAGGACGAGATTGAGGTAGAGCTTTTCGAGAGGATAAAGGATCTTTTCAGTCTGGAGCTTGATTTGGTGTTTTGGGACACGACGAGCGCGTATTTTGAGGGGAGAGGGGCGGAGGGGTTTTGCGAGTATGGATATTCGAAGGACCGGAGGCCGGACCGTGTGCAGGTGATATTGGGTTTACTTATGACGCGGGAGGGGATGCCGATAGGGCACGAGGTGTTTCCCGGGGCTACGGCGGATGTAGAGACATTTTGGGCGGTGCTTAAGGAGTTGCGGGGTCGGTTTCGGGTGAGGCGGGTGATTTTGGTGGCTGACCGTGGGATGGTGAGCCGGAAGATTTTGGAGGAGATCGAGGCTTTGGGGCTTGAGTATTTGGTGGGGGTGAGGATGCGGAAGCTTAGGGCCATGAAGGAGGTTTTGGGTAGAGGGGGCCGTTTCCGGAAGGTGAAAGGGAATTTGAGGGTAAAAGAGGTCTGGCATGAAGGCAGGCGTTACCTGGTTTGTTTTAATCCGGAGGAGGCGGAGAGGGAGAGGGCTGCGAGGGAGGAGGTGGTAAGGAAGCTTGAGGAGAAGCTTAAGGCGGGTGGTCTTAAGGGGCTTATAGGGAATAGGGGTTATCGTCGATATTTGAAGGTGAAGGGGGCGGAGGTTACGATAGATCGGGAGGTATTGGAGGAGGAGGCGCGGTATGATGGGAAGTATGTGCTTGAGACGAATACGGAGCTTGGGGTGGAGGAGGCGGCGCTGGCGTATAGGGATCTTTGGAGGGTGGAGAGGGCTTTTCGGGAGATCAAGAGTGGTTTGGAGCTGAGGCCTATTTATCACTGGACAGAGAAGCGGATACGGGGCCACATAATGGTTTGCTTTTTGGCCTTTGTGCTGGAGGTGGTGATGATGAGGAGGCTTAAGGAGGCGGGATGTAAGGGGTCTTACAGGGAGGTGATGAGGGATCTTGAGAGGCTCAAGGCGGTGGAGGTTGCGGTTGACGGGAAGAAGTATTTGGTGAGGACGGAGCTTGAGGGGAGGGCGTATGAGGCGTTCAGGGCGGTGGGTATGAGGGTGCCGGGAAGGGTGCTGGAGGCAGGAGAGGAAGAAGGTGTTGTGGAACGTGGAGGTAGTGTGCCCGAAAACCGTTGA
- a CDS encoding CARDB domain-containing protein, with amino-acid sequence MLWNVEVVCPKTVDTREFFCPGCQSWVKDRYLIKEKTLVINSLNRNSKTYVSITFPVISDKSHIIKVDPDFTHQYSSSSEVKEFFLMTCKRPDLIVMVDRIKNKNLLDKVTFRVRVKNAGYSPTTENARVKLTIQRKENHYFTVPPLDVGQEWTDTFTKRFYTTGIKRYSAYVDIDGVIPESDETNNFTAGRFQVFTHTEPMPEDNPRPPQLILKEIYGIPETQTIDASARFEPFLVLQCYSPDHVPCPKVLEIFGIFNGKTKLVEMYGSSIVYPGETIRFKLNGYRLEPGILSESPWLDFSLKILRGSNGNYTLIPLLERRYRVAKSQGVTSGIASVMKKKYSSLLGTGKKNPHPLTIISPTKDKVWTKGRTYQVAWIGEARGPYTLSLIFPDHPGEPIKFAENVSGRSFDLLVRRELPHGLYRIKVEGRDGWGVSEAFRIRSSTPPRLRIKAGSISQEISKCKTKPYKVKINLMIENKGGYQDQPFPVRFTFSRGRKLVKQKEILAGPLLDNRELSLKRTFNLKTGGRYDISIHVGRKSSKGPSETTFEKRGYLIKPLPDLRVAYQQEGNRLKFIVKNIGDGIANPSYLRLKYKPKRSQSVSAPGWNKEGDFLVHDPIPVKAIGAGRWIEIEGPSFPVPVSGGEVFYVTVNPAREISELCDLNNTVSGTLTSSPSSQPPAPEDLFEIKDRTPHTFKVRISPQTQVHVPFDFTLRNGSSRQATPPVEVVLTVTQGQRENSYPYRVPPLLTSAMGARDEFHLTKTLSFPSTEGDISYKLWIPGEGGGTVLSEGVVKVKQWR; translated from the coding sequence GTGTTGTGGAACGTGGAGGTAGTGTGCCCGAAAACCGTTGATACAAGAGAATTTTTTTGCCCGGGGTGTCAAAGTTGGGTTAAAGATAGATACCTGATAAAAGAGAAGACTCTTGTCATCAATTCTCTAAATCGTAACAGCAAGACCTATGTATCAATAACCTTTCCTGTCATCTCTGATAAGTCACACATAATCAAAGTGGACCCTGACTTTACACATCAGTATTCTTCCAGCAGCGAAGTTAAAGAGTTTTTTCTAATGACCTGTAAACGTCCTGATCTTATCGTAATGGTAGATAGAATTAAAAACAAAAATCTTCTTGATAAAGTAACCTTCCGTGTAAGGGTGAAAAATGCCGGTTATTCCCCTACAACAGAAAACGCGAGGGTGAAGCTGACCATTCAAAGGAAAGAGAACCACTATTTCACTGTGCCTCCCCTGGATGTAGGACAAGAATGGACGGATACTTTCACCAAAAGGTTTTACACAACAGGAATCAAGAGATACTCCGCTTATGTGGACATTGACGGGGTTATTCCGGAGTCTGATGAAACCAATAATTTTACTGCGGGACGTTTCCAGGTCTTTACGCACACGGAACCGATGCCCGAGGACAACCCGCGCCCTCCGCAATTGATCCTCAAGGAGATCTACGGTATCCCGGAGACACAAACCATTGATGCCTCGGCACGCTTTGAACCCTTTCTTGTCCTTCAATGCTATTCGCCTGATCATGTGCCGTGTCCAAAGGTACTGGAGATATTCGGAATATTTAACGGGAAGACTAAACTCGTAGAAATGTATGGCAGTTCAATTGTGTATCCTGGTGAGACTATACGTTTTAAATTGAACGGTTACCGCTTGGAACCGGGGATTCTTAGTGAATCTCCTTGGCTCGATTTTAGTCTTAAAATTTTGCGAGGAAGTAATGGAAACTATACTTTAATTCCTCTCTTGGAAAGGCGATACAGGGTGGCAAAATCTCAGGGAGTTACTTCAGGCATAGCTTCGGTCATGAAAAAGAAATACTCCTCGCTCCTCGGAACAGGGAAGAAAAACCCCCATCCCCTCACCATCATCTCTCCCACAAAAGACAAGGTCTGGACCAAGGGAAGGACCTATCAGGTTGCCTGGATCGGAGAGGCCCGGGGACCCTACACCCTGAGTCTGATCTTTCCGGATCACCCCGGAGAGCCCATAAAATTTGCGGAAAATGTATCGGGCCGCTCCTTTGATCTTCTGGTAAGGCGTGAGCTTCCCCACGGTCTCTATCGGATCAAGGTGGAGGGCCGGGACGGATGGGGGGTAAGTGAAGCCTTTCGGATCCGCTCATCAACACCTCCACGACTCAGGATAAAAGCCGGTTCCATCTCGCAGGAGATTTCAAAATGCAAGACTAAGCCCTACAAGGTTAAAATAAACCTGATGATAGAAAACAAAGGCGGCTACCAGGATCAGCCCTTCCCTGTGCGCTTTACCTTTTCCAGAGGGCGAAAACTGGTTAAACAAAAAGAGATTTTAGCAGGACCTTTACTGGATAACAGGGAATTGTCCCTTAAAAGAACCTTCAATCTCAAAACCGGTGGAAGATATGACATAAGTATTCATGTAGGGCGAAAGAGTTCAAAAGGCCCCAGCGAGACCACCTTTGAAAAGCGTGGCTATCTGATCAAGCCCCTGCCCGATCTGCGCGTGGCCTATCAGCAGGAGGGTAACAGGCTGAAATTCATCGTGAAAAACATCGGCGATGGCATCGCCAACCCCAGCTATCTGAGGCTCAAGTATAAGCCCAAGAGGAGCCAGTCTGTTTCTGCTCCCGGATGGAACAAAGAAGGAGACTTCCTGGTACATGATCCCATCCCGGTGAAAGCCATCGGTGCAGGAAGATGGATTGAGATTGAAGGGCCATCGTTTCCGGTTCCCGTTAGTGGGGGAGAGGTCTTCTATGTAACCGTGAATCCGGCCAGAGAGATAAGTGAGCTCTGTGACTTAAACAATACTGTCAGCGGCACTCTTACATCCTCTCCTTCCTCACAGCCTCCCGCCCCGGAAGATCTGTTTGAGATAAAAGACAGGACCCCCCATACATTTAAAGTCCGTATAAGCCCGCAAACTCAGGTCCACGTGCCCTTTGATTTCACCCTGCGCAACGGAAGCTCCCGGCAGGCCACCCCTCCCGTGGAGGTGGTTTTAACTGTAACCCAGGGGCAACGGGAGAATTCCTATCCCTACCGGGTTCCACCTCTTCTCACCTCAGCCATGGGAGCTAGGGACGAATTTCATCTTACCAAGACCCTTTCCTTCCCATCCACCGAAGGGGATATCTCCTATAAGCTCTGGATACCGGGTGAAGGCGGAGGAACTGTGTTGAGCGAAGGGGTGGTGAAAGTAAAACAGTGGCGTTGA
- a CDS encoding DDE-type integrase/transposase/recombinase, protein MTEKFRIFQVMDEATRFFLGAWWDRRIDGKMGAEYFDHLCRHYGPPEEIRRDDGPEFRSREFQRVCRRWRVRQRVIPPGSPYWNGFIESLHGKEEIERLSREEIEDFWDARIPTRDVAVPEKFGRKIGILMRKVGPESGSDE, encoded by the coding sequence CTGACGGAAAAGTTCCGGATCTTTCAGGTCATGGACGAGGCTACCCGATTTTTTCTGGGAGCGTGGTGGGACAGAAGGATAGATGGGAAGATGGGTGCGGAGTACTTTGACCATTTATGCCGGCATTATGGGCCACCGGAGGAGATAAGGCGGGACGATGGTCCTGAGTTTCGCTCTAGGGAATTCCAGAGGGTTTGTAGGAGATGGAGGGTCAGACAGAGGGTAATTCCTCCGGGCAGTCCTTATTGGAATGGATTCATAGAGAGCTTGCACGGTAAAGAGGAAATTGAGCGGCTTTCCAGGGAGGAAATCGAGGATTTTTGGGATGCCCGTATTCCGACCCGGGATGTTGCTGTGCCGGAGAAATTTGGGAGGAAGATAGGTATACTCATGAGGAAAGTTGGTCCGGAAAGTGGCAGCGATGAGTAA
- a CDS encoding transposase: protein MYRETIYRWRKKYRGFSSSEAKRLKALEEENARLKRLLAEKELEIQALTQVIKKNF from the coding sequence GTGTATCGCGAGACCATCTACCGGTGGCGCAAAAAATACCGCGGGTTTTCCTCCTCCGAGGCCAAACGACTAAAAGCCCTGGAAGAAGAAAATGCCCGGCTGAAACGACTGCTGGCCGAAAAAGAACTCGAAATCCAGGCCCTAACTCAGGTAATTAAAAAAAATTTTTGA
- the hcp gene encoding hydroxylamine reductase, translating into MFCNQCEQTAKGQACVKIGVCGKTHEVDELQDLLVHALVGLAEVSLKAGEAGVQDRQVDRFLCEALFSTLTNVNFDPERIAEYIRRAVDLRENLRTRAGVEGVSEVARFEPAGSLDGLVKQGEEVELKPEKARDPDIFSLKLTVLYALKGIAAYAYHAAKLGKEDEEVYRFMKEALTKLYRDDLSLEDWVGVALEAGRINLRTMELLDAANTETFGHPVPTKVPLGHKAGPAILVSGHDLKDLYELLKQTEGKGIYVYTHGEMLPAHGYPELKKFKHLYGHYGTAWQNQQKEFAEFPGPIVMTTNCLMPPKDSYKDRVFTLGPVGFPGVKHLADENFAPVIKMAEKMGGFKEDAPGKEVMTGFARNAVLSVADKVIEAVKSGAIRHFFLVGGCDGAKPVRNYYTEFVEKVPKDCVVLTLACGKFRFFDKDLGDIGGIPRLLDIGQCNDAYSAIQIALALAKAFNVEVNELPLSLIISWYEQKAVAILLTLLYLGIKNIRLGPSVPAFLTPNVLNFLAEKYNLRPISTPEEDLKACLS; encoded by the coding sequence ATGTTTTGTAACCAGTGTGAACAGACGGCTAAAGGGCAGGCCTGCGTGAAGATCGGGGTCTGCGGAAAGACCCACGAGGTGGACGAACTGCAGGACCTTCTGGTGCACGCCCTGGTGGGGCTTGCGGAGGTTTCGCTTAAGGCCGGGGAGGCGGGCGTTCAGGACCGCCAGGTGGACCGCTTTCTTTGTGAGGCCCTGTTTTCCACCCTTACCAATGTAAACTTCGACCCGGAGCGGATCGCGGAATACATCCGTCGGGCCGTGGATCTGCGGGAGAATCTCCGGACCCGGGCCGGGGTGGAGGGGGTCTCGGAGGTGGCCCGTTTTGAACCCGCCGGCTCCTTGGATGGTCTGGTCAAACAGGGTGAAGAGGTGGAGCTCAAGCCGGAGAAGGCCAGGGATCCGGACATCTTCTCCCTCAAGCTCACCGTGCTTTACGCCCTCAAGGGCATTGCGGCCTACGCCTATCACGCGGCCAAGCTCGGCAAGGAGGACGAGGAGGTTTATCGTTTCATGAAAGAGGCCCTGACTAAGCTCTATCGCGACGACCTCTCCCTTGAGGACTGGGTGGGGGTGGCCCTTGAGGCCGGGAGGATCAACCTTCGGACCATGGAGCTCCTTGACGCCGCCAATACCGAGACTTTCGGGCATCCCGTACCCACCAAGGTGCCCCTGGGCCACAAAGCCGGTCCGGCCATTCTGGTCTCCGGGCACGATCTCAAGGATCTTTACGAGCTTCTGAAGCAGACCGAGGGCAAGGGCATTTATGTGTACACCCACGGAGAGATGCTCCCGGCCCACGGCTATCCCGAGCTCAAGAAGTTCAAGCACCTTTACGGACACTACGGGACGGCCTGGCAGAATCAGCAAAAAGAGTTCGCCGAATTTCCCGGCCCCATCGTCATGACCACCAACTGTCTCATGCCTCCCAAGGATTCCTATAAGGATCGGGTCTTTACCCTGGGGCCGGTGGGGTTTCCCGGAGTGAAACACCTTGCGGACGAAAACTTCGCCCCGGTCATCAAAATGGCCGAAAAGATGGGAGGCTTTAAGGAAGACGCCCCGGGCAAAGAGGTGATGACCGGGTTCGCCCGCAATGCCGTCCTTTCGGTGGCGGACAAGGTGATCGAGGCGGTAAAGAGCGGGGCCATCCGGCACTTCTTCCTGGTGGGTGGCTGTGACGGAGCCAAGCCCGTCCGAAACTACTACACCGAGTTCGTGGAGAAGGTGCCCAAGGACTGCGTGGTCCTGACCCTGGCCTGCGGAAAGTTCCGGTTCTTCGACAAGGATCTCGGGGACATCGGGGGCATTCCGCGGTTGCTGGACATCGGGCAGTGCAACGACGCCTACAGCGCCATCCAGATCGCCCTGGCCCTGGCCAAGGCCTTCAATGTGGAGGTGAACGAGCTTCCGCTCTCCCTGATCATTTCCTGGTACGAGCAGAAGGCCGTGGCCATCCTGCTGACCCTGCTTTACCTGGGGATCAAGAACATCCGTCTGGGGCCCAGCGTTCCGGCCTTTCTCACCCCGAATGTGCTGAACTTTCTCGCGGAAAAGTACAACCTGAGACCCATTTCCACCCCTGAAGAGGATCTCAAGGCCTGTCTGAGCTAA
- the pyrE gene encoding orotate phosphoribosyltransferase, with product MREKLFRLLKERAYLFREEGFRLASGRVSRHYLDCKRVTLFSEALPLLGRLLWEEVREFEPEAVGGLTLGADPLVAAVCFAAGLEGYTLEGFIVRKEPKGHGTQRYIEGHVRPGMRAVILEDVVTTGGSALKACGRAEEFGLKVLAVVALVDREEGGAEALSERGFPLRSLFRLRDFSNPAG from the coding sequence ATGAGGGAGAAACTGTTCAGGCTCCTTAAGGAAAGGGCCTATCTGTTTAGGGAGGAGGGGTTCCGCCTGGCCTCCGGGCGGGTGAGCCGGCACTACCTGGATTGCAAACGGGTGACCCTCTTTTCTGAAGCTCTGCCGCTCCTCGGTCGTCTCCTCTGGGAGGAGGTGCGGGAGTTTGAACCCGAGGCCGTGGGAGGTCTTACCCTGGGGGCGGACCCGCTGGTGGCGGCGGTGTGCTTCGCGGCCGGACTTGAGGGATATACCCTGGAGGGTTTTATCGTACGGAAGGAGCCCAAGGGCCACGGTACGCAGAGGTACATTGAAGGGCATGTGCGACCGGGTATGCGGGCGGTCATCCTTGAGGATGTGGTGACCACCGGAGGGTCGGCCCTCAAGGCCTGCGGGCGGGCCGAGGAGTTTGGCCTCAAGGTGCTGGCGGTGGTGGCCCTGGTGGATCGGGAGGAGGGAGGGGCGGAGGCCCTTTCCGAAAGGGGGTTTCCCCTGAGGAGCCTCTTCCGCCTCCGGGACTTTTCTAATCCAGCCGGTTGA
- the argB gene encoding acetylglutamate kinase: MDTARVLVEALPYIRLFYGKVVVVKYGGHAMVDPALKEAFAQDIVLMKYVGIRPVIVHGGGPQISEVMKRMGLKPVFVEGQRVTDPETMSVVEMVLVGTVNKSIVSLINRHGGRAVGLSGRDGDLIEAEKMRVYRYTGEDRPPEIIDIGRVGKVKRVNPEVLFTLMERDFIPVIAPVGVGPDGEAYNINADLVAGAVAGSLSAEKVIYLTDVEGVLDRQGRLLSSLTLNQVDDLLEEEVARGGMIPKLKSAKKALSAGVKKAHIIDGRVPHALLLELFTDHGVGTEIVSDEGETVQAP; this comes from the coding sequence ATGGACACCGCGCGCGTTCTCGTCGAGGCCCTGCCTTACATTCGTCTTTTTTACGGTAAGGTGGTGGTGGTCAAGTACGGCGGCCACGCCATGGTGGATCCGGCCCTGAAGGAGGCCTTCGCTCAGGACATCGTTCTCATGAAGTATGTGGGGATTCGTCCGGTCATCGTTCACGGTGGTGGCCCTCAGATAAGCGAGGTCATGAAGAGGATGGGCCTCAAGCCGGTCTTCGTGGAAGGCCAGAGGGTCACCGATCCCGAGACGATGAGCGTGGTGGAGATGGTCCTGGTGGGCACGGTGAACAAAAGCATCGTGAGTTTGATCAATCGTCACGGGGGCCGGGCGGTGGGGCTTTCCGGCCGTGACGGTGACCTCATCGAGGCCGAAAAGATGCGGGTTTATCGCTACACCGGGGAGGATCGTCCCCCGGAGATCATCGACATCGGCAGGGTGGGGAAGGTGAAACGGGTCAACCCGGAGGTCCTTTTTACCCTCATGGAAAGGGACTTCATTCCGGTGATCGCCCCGGTGGGAGTGGGGCCGGACGGGGAGGCCTACAACATAAACGCCGATCTCGTGGCCGGAGCGGTGGCCGGGTCTCTTTCGGCGGAAAAGGTCATCTACCTCACCGATGTGGAGGGAGTCCTTGACCGGCAGGGGCGTCTCCTCTCAAGTCTTACGCTGAACCAGGTGGATGACCTGCTTGAGGAAGAGGTGGCCCGGGGGGGCATGATTCCCAAGCTGAAAAGTGCCAAAAAGGCCCTTTCGGCCGGGGTGAAGAAGGCTCACATCATCGACGGGCGGGTTCCCCACGCTCTGCTCCTCGAGCTCTTTACCGACCACGGGGTGGGCACGGAGATCGTAAGCGATGAGGGAGAAACTGTTCAGGCTCCTTAA
- a CDS encoding dicarboxylate/amino acid:cation symporter, producing the protein MAFLRRIENQTLIAILLSALLAAVFPAPFLKTEILGRVFLRLLKMVVAPLIFTSVFVSVARLRDLRVIERLGLRTLLYYLGTTALSVLTGLLLVNLIKPAAPLNFSGVPHLKTVSLADLLLGLFPENPFRSLARTEVLPLIFFALVLAAASLRAGEKTESLRNFLEAANEALLALTRGVIRLTPAGVFFLVGALVAREGLRPLLSLAEYAGTVILGLTIHGFVTLPLLLSLLARTPPFTYLASVREALLLAFSTASSSATLPVTLEVAEEKACIRPEVAGFVLPLGSTVNMDGTALYEAVAAMFIAYSYGLSLSLSQQVLIFLTAVLASVGAAGIPSAGLVTMTMVLQSVGLPLEGIGLILAVDRFLDMLRTSVNVWGDLVGARIVQRWLYGEG; encoded by the coding sequence GTGGCCTTCCTGCGGCGCATCGAAAATCAGACCCTTATAGCCATCCTGCTTTCCGCACTCCTGGCCGCCGTCTTTCCCGCTCCCTTCCTCAAGACGGAGATCCTGGGACGCGTCTTTCTGCGGCTCCTCAAGATGGTGGTGGCTCCGTTGATCTTTACCTCGGTCTTCGTGAGCGTAGCACGCCTCCGGGATCTCCGCGTGATCGAGCGCCTCGGCCTGCGCACCCTCCTTTACTACCTGGGCACCACGGCCCTTTCGGTCCTCACCGGACTCCTTCTGGTAAACCTCATAAAACCGGCGGCTCCCCTTAATTTCTCCGGAGTTCCCCACCTAAAAACCGTGTCCCTTGCGGATCTTCTCCTGGGTCTATTTCCGGAGAATCCTTTCCGGAGCCTCGCCCGCACCGAGGTGCTTCCTCTCATATTTTTTGCCCTGGTTCTCGCCGCGGCCTCCCTCAGGGCGGGAGAAAAGACGGAAAGTCTCCGGAACTTCCTCGAGGCCGCAAACGAAGCCCTCCTGGCCCTCACCCGGGGTGTGATCCGGCTCACCCCCGCGGGGGTCTTCTTCCTGGTGGGGGCTCTGGTGGCCCGGGAGGGACTAAGACCCCTCCTTTCCCTGGCGGAGTACGCGGGGACGGTGATTCTGGGGCTTACGATTCACGGATTCGTCACCCTGCCCCTCCTCCTTTCCCTGCTGGCCCGAACCCCTCCCTTTACCTATCTGGCCTCGGTGCGGGAGGCCCTGCTTCTGGCCTTTTCCACGGCCTCGAGTTCGGCCACCCTTCCGGTGACCCTGGAGGTGGCCGAGGAGAAGGCCTGCATCCGGCCGGAGGTGGCCGGTTTCGTGCTCCCCCTGGGCTCCACGGTGAACATGGACGGCACGGCGCTTTACGAGGCCGTGGCCGCCATGTTCATTGCTTACTCCTACGGCCTTTCCCTGAGCCTTTCCCAGCAGGTTCTGATCTTCCTTACCGCGGTGCTGGCCTCGGTGGGGGCGGCCGGCATCCCCAGCGCCGGCCTGGTCACCATGACCATGGTGCTCCAGTCGGTGGGGCTTCCGCTGGAGGGGATCGGACTGATCTTGGCGGTGGACCGTTTTCTGGATATGCTACGAACCAGCGTGAATGTCTGGGGGGATCTGGTGGGTGCCCGGATCGTTCAGCGCTGGCTTTACGGGGAGGGCTAG
- a CDS encoding RNA ligase partner protein produces the protein MTTFEKERLIPDTSIFTNPDVYRQFGESPAEAFRRFLELAAEAEGLAVYMPSSTYEELKKMVKDLRIPPRARAIFKVKSPRKYELQIPAFLLYEFIEDLRKRINKGLRVAEEAVRLSSAKKPGEVINILRRKYREALREGIVDSREDLELILLALELDGIVLSADRGVLLMADKLGIRYVPPAEVRETLEGFRYLG, from the coding sequence ATTACCACTTTCGAAAAGGAACGCCTTATCCCGGACACCAGCATTTTCACCAACCCGGATGTTTATCGGCAGTTCGGGGAAAGCCCCGCCGAGGCCTTCCGGCGATTTCTGGAACTGGCCGCGGAGGCGGAGGGGCTCGCCGTTTACATGCCCTCCTCCACCTACGAGGAACTCAAAAAGATGGTCAAGGATCTGCGCATCCCTCCCCGGGCCCGGGCCATCTTCAAGGTAAAGTCCCCCCGGAAATACGAGCTTCAGATCCCGGCCTTTCTTCTTTACGAGTTCATTGAGGATCTGCGCAAACGCATAAACAAGGGGCTCCGGGTGGCTGAGGAGGCGGTGCGCCTCTCCTCGGCGAAAAAACCGGGGGAGGTCATCAACATTCTACGGCGCAAATACCGGGAGGCCCTTCGAGAGGGGATCGTGGACAGTCGCGAGGACCTGGAGCTGATCCTCCTCGCTCTCGAGCTTGACGGAATCGTTCTTTCCGCGGACCGGGGGGTCCTCCTCATGGCGGACAAGCTGGGGATCCGGTATGTGCCCCCCGCGGAGGTCCGGGAAACCCTCGAGGGTTTTCGCTATCTAGGTTAA
- a CDS encoding KamA family radical SAM protein has translation MPHKVQFVRDLSELPLSTEERARLQKVADRFPFFCSSYYLRLINFNDPADPLRRVVVPDEGELEVWGRIDPSSEGSYTVMEGVQHKYDSTVLVLASNRCAGLCRYCFRKRLFLETPERREERLRDLDGLVRYLERHPEVTNVIFSGGDALMLSTPRLRELIEAVRRVPHVRYIRLGSRILSYWPERILNDPELLELLRTYSRPGKRIYLITHFDHPREVTPEAERACELLLRAGVQLLNQCPLIAGVNDDPAILAELFRKLAGLGVAPYYVFQCRPTLGNKPYAVPVERGYRIFEAARGRVSGIAKRVRFVMSHAMGKLEIVALTRENIVFKFHRAAREQDTGKVLIYRRNPGAYWLDDYAEPIEEVPLFEEPLT, from the coding sequence ATGCCCCATAAGGTGCAGTTTGTGAGAGACCTCTCGGAACTTCCTCTTTCGACCGAGGAGCGGGCCCGGCTTCAAAAAGTGGCGGACCGCTTTCCGTTTTTTTGTTCGTCTTATTACTTGAGACTCATTAACTTTAACGACCCCGCCGATCCTCTCCGCCGGGTGGTGGTCCCGGACGAGGGGGAGCTTGAGGTCTGGGGGAGGATCGATCCCTCCAGCGAGGGGAGTTATACGGTGATGGAGGGTGTGCAGCACAAGTACGACTCCACGGTTCTGGTCCTGGCCTCCAACCGTTGCGCCGGATTGTGCCGTTACTGTTTCCGCAAGAGACTTTTTCTGGAGACCCCGGAGCGCCGGGAGGAACGCCTTCGTGACCTGGACGGGCTGGTGCGGTATCTCGAAAGACATCCCGAGGTCACCAATGTCATCTTCTCCGGAGGGGACGCCCTCATGCTGTCCACCCCCCGACTCAGAGAACTCATCGAGGCCGTGCGCAGGGTGCCCCATGTGCGTTACATCCGTCTGGGGAGCCGCATTCTCTCCTACTGGCCGGAGCGCATCCTCAACGATCCGGAACTTCTGGAACTGCTCAGGACTTACAGCCGTCCGGGAAAGCGCATCTACCTTATCACCCACTTCGACCATCCCCGGGAGGTTACTCCGGAGGCCGAGAGGGCCTGCGAGCTTCTGCTCAGGGCCGGGGTGCAGCTCCTCAATCAGTGTCCCCTCATCGCCGGCGTAAACGACGACCCCGCGATTCTCGCCGAACTCTTCCGGAAGCTGGCCGGCCTGGGAGTGGCCCCCTACTATGTGTTTCAGTGTCGTCCCACCCTGGGGAACAAGCCCTATGCGGTGCCCGTGGAGAGGGGCTACCGCATCTTTGAGGCCGCCCGGGGACGGGTCTCCGGAATTGCCAAGCGGGTGCGTTTCGTGATGTCCCATGCCATGGGAAAACTGGAAATCGTGGCCCTTACCCGGGAAAACATCGTCTTTAAGTTCCATCGAGCGGCCCGAGAGCAGGACACCGGAAAGGTGCTGATCTATCGCCGCAACCCCGGGGCCTACTGGCTCGACGATTACGCCGAACCGATAGAGGAAGTCCCCCTCTTCGAGGAACCCTTAACCTAG